The Aminipila terrae nucleotide sequence TGACGAATTAGAATCTCTTACTGCCGCTGCAGAAGATGTTTTGAAGAAATTAGAGATACCTTACAGAGTTGTAAAATTGAGTACTGGTGACTTAGGTTTCTCATCAGCTATGACTTATGATATTGAAGTATGGATGCCGAGCTATGGACGATATGTAGAAATCTCTTCATGTTCAAACTTTGAAAGCTATCAGGCAAGAAGAGGAAATATCCGATTCAGACCTGAAGCAAAGGGCAAACCGGAATTTGTCCACACATTAAATGGTTCAGGCCTGGCTGTAGGAAGAACTGTGGCAGCTATTCTTGAAAATTATCAGCAGGCAGACGGAAGTGTAGTTATTCCAGATGCCCTAAAACCTTATATGGGCAATCTGGGTAAGATTGAAAAGAGATAGGCTTTATACAAATTTCGAAAACTGTCTAAATTTTAGACAGTTTTTTGTTTATGTTTAATTTTTATACAACTGATAAAAATTATCTATTTCACTTTTATACATTTAAAAGTAAAATAACTTGAGAAAACAAAGAAGGAGGCTACGAAAGTGAAGAAAAAATATATTTGCATGATATTGGCGGCAGGTTTAATGGTTAGCTCTGCAACTTTAGCTTTTGCAGCGACAACTACAGGTTCAGCAGCAACGGGTGCTTCGAAGACGACAGTTACAACAAGCGCAGCAGTAACAACAACCAATGGAGCAGTAAGTAATGCGGGTACAGCAGTTACCACAACAAAGGCCGCTGTAACTACATCAGGAACTTCCATTACCACTACTGCCGGAGCAGTAACAACAACAGATGCAGCAATAAACACATCTGGTACAGCCATTGTAACACCACAGAAAACAGACACCAAAAAGCTTTCTCTGGAAGAAGCCATAAAAATAATGAAAACAACTGGTTCATCAGCAGAAACGGCAGGACTTCACAGACAGTCAGATATGGCAGTAGGAAATGGATATTCCGAAAAAGTCAGCACAATCAAAAAAACTCAAGATAAGCTGGACCTTTTAGATAGTATACCTTCCAGCATGTTACCTGCAGGGGTGGATCCTGTCCAGATGGCCTATGAAGCTCAGGTTGCGGGAGCAACTTCAAATAATAAAAAAATTATGCAGGCCAGACGTGACTTTGCCAGAGGCAATACAGAAAACAATTATCAGGCAGAATTAAATCAAATTGAATCGGATACAATCAGTATTTACTATAAGGTTCTATTAGCTCAGGACAATTTCCAGATAGCTAAAGAAAACCTGGTGACTCAGCAGAAGACATTAAAAAATGTAGAGGCAAAAAAAGCTGTTGGATTATTGTCAAAGAAAGATGTATTACAGGCTGAATCTGCCGTGGCAGATGCAGAAAGTGCAGTGAGAAGCGCAGAAACCCAGCTTAAATATGCCAAAATGTCTTTCAACTATTTGTTGGGATATAACGTTCAGCAGGATGTAGTCTTTACGGATACCATAGAGCACTTTACATCAGCATCTGCAATCGTACCAGCAGATACAGCTGTACAAAATGCTTTAAATAACAGAATCGAATTAAAGGGTGCAAATTTTGCAATTCAGGTTTATGAAATTCTACTGGATGATGTTAAAGCATACCCCAAAAATTCATCTACTTATTTGAATGCTAAAATAAATCTGGAAGAATCAAAGAAAACCGCAAAGGATGCTTATAGTAAAATCGAAATAGATATCAGAAATAAATATGATTTACTACAGGATAAAAAAGCTGCGGTACAAGCAGCAAAAGAACTTCTGGACTATGCAACTGAAGGAGAAAGACTCATGGAACTTACCAATGAGGAAGGTATAAGTACAGTAGAAGATTTGCTGAAAACACAGGTAAGTGTATATAAAGCAAAATTAAATCTGGCAAATGCAAATTCCGACTATGCTTTAGCATTAAAGAGCTATGAATTTGCACAAGGAGTTGGAACTACAAGAATTCCGTTATAGTGTTAATAATGCAAGTGGTCACGCTGGCTTGGATTTGGCTGCAAAACGTTCCAAAGCAGTCCGGGAGGTCCCAGAAACAATGGTGTCAAGAATATCAATCACTTCTTCTGGTGACCGTTTCATACCATTGGAAAGCCAGTCTTCCAGCAAAGCTCCAAAGGAAATGGCATAATAATGAACCACAAAGTTAAAGGATTCTTCGTCCACATTTATGTCAGAAGAAATCTGAGTGATTATCTGAGTAGCTATTTTTACCACATCTGCATAAAGAAATTGTTTGATAGCGGTACGGCCAAGAGAGTTAAGGGCACAAAGAACCACAGTAGAGTTCTTCTCCAGGTATTTGAGAAGGTAGATGCCCACCTCCTGCCAGGTCAGAAAGTTGTCCGTATCTTCCAGAACAGAAACAATCTCCTGATTAACAATCCATTCAAGGAGGGCGTAAATATCCTGAAAGTGGTAGTAAAAAGTCTGACGGTTAACTCCGCAGTCCTCTACAATTTCACGAATGCTGATTTTATTTAAAGGCTTCTGAGTCATGAGTTTTTTTAATGAATCAGCCATAAGCCGTTTAGTCATTTCAGTAGTTACAGATTGTGCCATGGTATTAACCTCCGGAAATTAAAATTTTAAATATATTATATAGGAACAATTGTCAAAAAACCATACAAATGTATAAAGAATATGGTTTTAGAGAAAGGAAGCATTCAATGAATGGGAAGTACGCCATCGTATTGAAGAGCCCTATGGGCCCCAAAAAGGGTTTTATCTATTTAAAAGAACTAAACAACTGTATAGAAGGAAAGCTGGATTGTTTAGGAAAAAAACATTTATTTACGGGCACAATTTCTGATAGTGGCAAGATATCCTTAGAAGGTATCCTGCGGTCCCCTTTAGGAGAAGAACCATTTTTGATTCAGGGAACAATTCAGGAAAATGTTCTCACGGCTAGTTTTAAAAGGCGGAATGAAAGTTATGAGATATTGGGACTTCAGGTAGACGATAACAAAGAAAGCAAAATAGAGATTTAGAAAGGAAGAGATGACATGGAGAAGGAAATATTGACAGCTATGGATAAAAAGAAAAAAACTACAGCAGTTCTTGTGGGAGTGCTGGTGGTAGCATTGATTGCAGCAGGCTGTTGGTCTTTCAGTAGTAAAGCCGAAGAGACGAAGGACTTCATAGTGCAGGGAAATGTAAAGACGACGGAAATAGATTTAAACTCCAAATTAGCAGGGAATATTGGAGAGATTCTTGTGAAAGAAGGAGATGAGGTGAAAGCAGGAGACGTTATCATCAAAATTTCCAGCCAGGCAGTGCAAGCAAAACTGCAGCAGGCAAAAGCAGCCAAGGCAGCGGCTGAAGCAATAGCAGAAAAGGCACAAAATGGAGCAAGAAGCCAGGAAATAGCCCAGGCAAAAGCAGCTTTCGATTATGCGCAAAAAACATATAATCGTATGAAGACTTTACTGGATCAGGAAGCCATATCCCAGGCAACTTTTGACCAGGTAGAAGCACAATACATTGCGGCTAAGGAAACTTATGATATGGCTGTACAGGGAGCTAGAAGCGAAGATGTTGCAGCCGCAGATTCCCAGGTGGCCCAGGCCAATGGGGCTATAGCAGAAGTTAACAGCTATCTTGATGATGCACAAATTAAAGCACCTGTAGATGGAACCATTACTTCTGTCAATGTGGAGCAGGGAGAGCTGATTTCTACAGGGATGCCACTTGCCACATTAACTACCAAGGATGAGCCCTGGATTGAAGTCAATATTAAGGAAACAGATTTAAATAAAGTCCAAAAAGGGCAGAAAGTGAAAGTTACGTTCCCTGCATACAAAGACAAAGAATGGGAAGGAACAGTTACCGTTGTAAATAAAAAACCTGATTTTGCAACAAAAAAAGCAACAAATGAAAATGGAGATTTTGATGTGCTATCATACGGAGTAAAGATTTCTCTTTCAGGAATGGATAAAGAGTTATATTCCGGAATGACGGCAATGGTTAATTTTGGAAGAAATGAAGGAAAGTAAAATGCTTAAATCAAATAAACTTGCAATAGCATTCTACAATTTTAAACTAAGGCATCCAAGATTTGTTATGGCTACTTTAGTATTTATTATCATACCTGTAGTATCAGGTCTGGCATTAGGTTATGAAATGAAAGCGGATGTGCCAACCAGTATTCCTACAGTCATAGTAAATCATGATAATTCGGATTTTAGCAGAAAGTTTACAAGATTTATAGAAGACAGTAACTATTTTGATGTGATAGAATATGCAGACAATGATCAGAGAATAAAAGAATTAATGGATAAGGATCAGGCCTTTGCAGGAATAATCATACCTGAAAATTTTTACAGTGATATGCGTCTGGGAAATGCTCCTAAAATTCTCACATTGTATGACGGTGCATCTCTTTCGGTGGTAACCACGTGCAAAACAGCCATGTCAGAGATTTTACTGACGACAAAAGCTGCATATATGATGAGCATTTTTGAAGGGAAATTATCAACTGTGCCTGAACAGGTTATGAATATGGTTGCCCCTATCAGTGTAAATTATAAATTCCTGTACAATCCCACAAAAAGCTTTAGAAACTACTTGCTGATTGGGATGCTTGCCTCTGTTATACAGGTAGGAATAGCTATGCAGGGAGCTGAGCGGGGTTATGAAAATCAGATTGGACCCAGAACCTATCTAAATCAAATTAAGGTTGTGAGTGGATGGTCGGCCATGAGTATGTTTTCCATCATACTCTGCCTGGGTATCCAGTATCTGTTCTTTGATATGCCATACAGAAGCACTATACTGGGCGGACTGATAATAACTTATCTGTTTGCCATGTGCATTTTAAATATGGGATACATCGTAGGAAATCTTGTTCCAGACCGGACTTTTGCCATACAGGTTGCAGCTATTTTAGTGCTGCCAACAAGTGTCTTGGGCGGCTATACATATCCTATAGAAGGCATGCCATATGGTTATGAAGTTTTTGCAAGGGGTATCCCGTTCTTCTATTATGGAAACTGGATTAGGAGCCTTTGTTTAAAAGAGCTGCATCTTAACGATTTAGCCGTTCCACTTCAGTATTTCACCAAATTTATTCTGGCAGAACTAATCATTATTCTGGCAATTACTTTGTTTAAGAATTGGTGGAGAGCTAAATACAAGGATGGATTGGGGGTGACTCCAATTGTTTGAAGAATTTAAAAACATGACCCTTACCCAGAAAAAAGAAAAATTTATGGAGATTAAACCATATTTAATCATATTGCTTGTGCCCATTGCCTTTACTATTTTGTTTGGCGGGATGTTCAGCCCGGTTTTTGTGCAGAATATTCCTATTGCCATTTATGATATGGACCAGTCACCAAAATCCAGGCAGGTCATTGATAATTTTTATGATTCACCTACTTTAAGTATAACGGAGGATATTTCCTCTGTTGATGAAATAAAGGAAAAGCTTCTTTTAGGTGAAATTCACGGAGCTATTATCATACCAAAAGATTTTGGAAAAGATTTAAATGGTAAAAAGGGTGCAAAAGCCGTTGTATTTATGGATAATACAAACTTTATGTATGGAAATAATGTAATGAGTGCCATAAATACTATTTTCGAAACGGTGAATGCAGGTGTACAGATGAAATACTTAGAAGGAGGTTCTCTGGTACCTTATCAGGCACAACAGAGTGTTTACACTTTAAATTTAGTAGACAGAGTGTTGTATAACCCACAGCTGGGATATTTTTATTATTTGTTCCCAGGGCTTATCTCCATATTTGCACAGCAGGCCTTTTTAGCTGCAGGAGTTCCTATTTTGGTAGAAGAAAAAAACAGACTGCGGGATTTGCCTATGGGGCTGAGTAAAGAATTTGTAAATGTTAAAATGTCGCTGATGGTTCGCAGATTCATGCTTATGAGTGGTTTAAGCGTCATGAGTACCATGGCTTGTTTAAGGATTGCTATGAAGATGCTGGGATTTCCCATGGAAGGAAATATATTTGTATTAATCCTGTTCCAGGCAGTTTTCTTAGGGGCAATGACAGGGATGGCCCTGGTTATTGCTTCAATCTTCGAACAGGTGGCACATGCAGTGCAGTTTACCATGTTCCTGACTATACCAACTTTTCTTTCCTGTGGCTTTGCATGGCCGGAGTATATGATGGCACCAGGATTCGCAGACGTGATAAAGGTTATTTGGCCGTTATATTACTATATAACCCCAATGAAAGATATCATGCTGAAGGGGGCAGGTCTTGAACTTTTAAAACCATATTTAATCGGCTGCATTTTATTTGCTGCCGTGTGGATTCCCATTGGATTACTCTTGTTTGGAAGAAAAGTGAAATTAATTAGAGAACTTCATTCATGAATGAAGTTCTTTTTGCTATATTTTTTATTATTATCCAACAAATCAATCAACATCTGTTGAATAACATACAGTTTGACTGATAATTAATGATTGAATGGCTTAAATTCATGCTCTATAGTAGACACATGTAGAAATGAAACGTTTCAATTAGCTATAAGAAAATACTGAGGAGCAGAAGAAATGAAAGGGACCATAATAAAATACAAATGGGCAATTGTGGTAATTGCCATTACTCTTATAATATTCATTATAAATGGAGCAGGAAATATTAAAGGTGAAGCTATGACAGTTCCAAAAGAACAGGCAGTCCTGGTCCAAAAAGTTCTAAGTGCAGAAAAAACACAGCTGTTGGAATTGACAGGAACGCTGGAGGCACGTGACAACATCATCATTACATCAAAATATGGTGGCAAAGTGAATAACGTTCTGGTGGAAAATGGTCAAAACGTACATACAAATCAAAATTTAATTTTAATGGAAGCCACACAACAGCAAAATGCGTTGATTCAAGCACAAAATGCGCTGGCAAAAGCAAATGCCAACTTGAACTATATCCAGAAAAATTATGAACGAATGAAAAATTTATATGATGCAGAGGTCATTTCCCAAAATGATATGGACAATGCTGAATTATCGTATCAAGTAGCCAAGGCTGATGTGAATTCAGCACAAGCGATTTACTCTAACGCACAAGATGCTGTAAAGGACACGGAGGTGAGCAGCAGAATAAAGGGCACAGTGGCTGATTGCAATATCAAATCTGGCCAGATGGTGCAAGCCGGAACACCGTTGATGACGGTTCAAGATCTCTCCCATATCTACTTGGTGGTAAATGTTAATCAGGATGATATCAGTAAAATAGCTTTAGGAGAAAAGGTGAATGTGTCTGTTGATGCGTTTTCGGCCAAAACCTTCAATGGCACGGTTGAAATCATAAATCCCGTGGCAAATACTGCCAGCCGAAGCTTTGAGGTAAAAATGGTTGTGGAGAATACCCAATCTCTTCTTAAACCAGGGATGTTCGCTAAAGTACAAATTGAGTTCGCCCCACCTAAGAGGGCAATTACAGTACCACAATCGGCTGTAAGCGGAAAAGACGGTCTGTACTATGTATTTGTTGCCAACGATCATAAAGCAGAAAAGCGATCAGTAGGGCTTGGTGACACCATGGGACAGGAGGTCGAAGTTAAATCAGGGCTGGCTGAAAGCGAAAAGCTTATTATAAGTAATGTGAACAAGTTAAAAGATGGTGACACCATTCGAATTAGTAAGACAAAATAAAGGAGGTGCCTCATGTTTTTAACAGATATAAGTTTGCGAAGACCGGTTTTTGCCACCGTTTGCATCATAGCATTATTAGTAATGGGTGTCATCAGTTTTTTCGGACTGGGTTCTGATGAGTTCCCACCAGCTGAATTTCCCTATGTGACAGTTACAATTGTAGAGCCAGGCGCCTCTCCCAATCAGATACAAGATAATGTGACCAAGAAAGTTGAGGATGCCATTGGACAAGTAGCAGGGATGAAACATATTAACTCCACCTGCCAAAACAATGTCAGTATTACCTATGCAGAATTTACACTGGAAACCCGTTCGGCTGACGCAGTTCAAAATGTTCGGGACAAAATCGGCACTATTCGTAGTTCTCTTCCCAAGGATTGTGAAGAGCCTATCATCGCAAGTTTTGACCCCACTTCTAAACCGGTAGTTTCACTGGCCATTACAGGGAAAGCATCTTTACGGGAAATGACCACAACAGTTAATGACTTGATAAAGCCAAAACTGGAAACTATCAGCGGTGTGGGCTCTGTAAAAATTTACGGTTCAGAGGAAAGAGAAATTCATATTAATTTGAATCGTGATAAAGTTTCCATGTATGGACTGACTACAAATGAAATAGCTACAGCTTTGAAAAGCACCAATATGGAAGCCTCTGCAGGAAAAATAACCCAGGGGACTAGTCAGTTCTCTTTACATACCAATGGGCTAATAACTAAATTAGATGATTTTAAAACTTTGGTAATAAGCAGACAAAATGGACAGCCAATTTATCTGCAGGATATTGCAACCATAGAAGATGGCACGAAAGAGAAAGATAGTATGGCCTTTTATCAAGGCAGGAAGGCCATTGGCATTGACATTGTTAAACAATCAGGAGTCAGTACCATTGATGTAGCGGACCAGATTACCAGAGAGTGTGAAAATATCCAAAAAGAGCTACCAGCAGATATGCATCTAAAGGTTGTTAAAGATAATTCTATTATTATTAAAGCTTCTGTTGATGAAGTCCTTAAAACAATTGTTGAAGGTGCCATACTAGCAGTTCTTATTGTTTTCTTGTTTCTTGCCAATTGGAGAACCACTATAATCAGTGCAATAGCGTTACCAACTTCTGTTATTGGTGTGTTTGCATTGATGAAAGTACTTGGATTTACATTAAATACAATGACATTAACTGCATTGTCCTTAAGTGTAGGCTTGCTAATAGACGATGCAATTGTTGTCATAGAAAATATTGAACGGCATCGCCATATGGGGAAAAATGGATTTGAGGCTACAAAGGATGGAACTTCTGAAATTGGATTAGCTGTTATTGCAACCACATTGGCACTGGTAGCAGTGTTTTTACCAGTAGGGATGCTGAATGGTGTAGTAGGTCAGTTTTTTAAACAGTTTGGAATAACTGTAGTGGGAAGCGTACTTATTTCATTGTTTGTTTCCTTCACATTAGTGCCAATGCTGTCTTCCCGTTACCTGAAAGATGAGGAGCATGCAGAATCAAAATATAAAATTGTTTCTTTGATAAAAAAAGGTGCCAATTGGTTTAATCTTAAATTTGATTGTTTAGCAGAACATTATTCTGGCTTGCTTGAAATTGTTTTTAAACATAAGATTAAACTGCTATTATGCACGGTTTTACTTTTTACCGGAAGCATGGTTGCAGCGGCAAATATGGGGACAGATTTCATTCCAAAATCAGATTTATCTAAAATGAATATTGTAGTTGAACCCGATGCAGGATTAACGAAAGAAGCCACCGGAAATAAAATGCTGCAACTTGATAGCATACTCAGAAAGAATAAAGAAGTGACCAAAGTTTATGCAACCGTTCAAGATGATGCAGGGAATCTTTATGTTGAGTTGGTTGATCGAGAGGAAAGGGACAAATCCATTGATCAGTTAGCACAGGAATTGCGCGCAGAATTTAAGAAAGTTCCTGGTATCAGAGTCTCCATTACACCGGTTTCTCTTGGACCTACAGGGGACCTGAAGGATATAGAATTTAATATAGTGGGAGATGATATAAACACTCTTCAGGAATACGGAGAAAAGGCACAGAAGGTGTTGGAAGAATTACCAGGTGTAGTAGATGTGGTGAGTAGCTATAAACCGGGTAGCCCCCAGAGCAACATTGTAATTAATCAGCAGAAGGCAGCTGATCTTGGGGTAGAACCTGCACAGGCATTGGATGCACTATACACTTTATATAACGGTGCGGTAGTAAGCCAGTTTAAAGATGGGCAGGATCAAGTTGATATCAGATTGCAGCTAGAAGAAAACAACCGTAATGATATTGATAATTTAAACAGTATCTTTCTGAAAAGTAGTACATCGGGTCAACTAATTCCTTTAAGTGCTATTGCTGATAAAGAGTTTAATCCGTCGCCAGGTGTCATTTCACGTTATGACAAGCAGCAGCGCATTTACATTTCAGGAAACATACAGGGAGCAAGCGCAGGGGAAGTGAACGAAATTTTTCTGAAAAAACTCAATAAGGAGGCAACGTTACCTGTAGGTTGCAAAGTGGTTTCTGGGGATATGACGGAATTGATGGATGATTCTATTACAGGGATGTTTTTTGCCCTGCTAATGGCGGTCTTATTTATCATATTTATCATGGCTGCCCAGTTTGAAAGCTTTATAGACCCATTAGCAGTGGTCTTATCACTTCCATTGGCAGTCATCGGGGCAATCTTCGGATTGCTTATAATGGGAAGCAATATCAATTTAATCTCCCTTATTGGTATGATTATGCTCATGGGTCTGGTAACCAAAAATGCAATATTGCTCATCGATTTTGCCCGTAATGAGATAAAGAAAGGAAAGCCATGTAATCAGGCGCTTATTTTAGCAGGAAAAACCAGATTGCGACCGATAATTATGACTACTTTGGCAATGGTATTAGGAATGATTCCCATGGCAATGGGGGAAGGTGCAGGCGGCGAGACAAGAGCACCCATGGCTTATGCCATTATTGGAGGATTGATTTCATCAACTTTATTAACCTTGTTTGTAGTACCGGTTATCTATAGCTTTATCCAGAATGTTAAAAATAAATTTCATTTATCAAAATAACTCTTGCAGAGTGACAGAGAAATTATTACCATAGGGATATCAGATTAGAATATAGAGGATTCATATGAACAAACAGAGAAATGACAGACGCATCAGAAGAACTAAGAAAACTTTAATTGATGCCCTAACAGTATTGATGTCTCAAAAGAGAATTAATAAGATCACAGTCACAGAACTAACAGAACTTGCAGATGTGAATCGCTCCACTTTTTATTTGTACTACAAAGATGTTTATGACATGGTTGAAAAAGTGGAGTCTGAGTTGTTAGAAGATTTTTTGGAGGCATTTAATAAATGTTTTAATAAATATTATAAATGCGATGCAGCGTATAACAATTTATTATCCTTTTTTACCTTTTTATTTGAGTTTGTAAGAAGTAATTCAAAAATGTGTAAAATACTACTGGGACCTGACGGAGACTACGCGTTCTTAGAAAAGTTGAAGAGTATTATTAAATCCCAACCTGGCTTTGAGAGTGATGAACATAACCTTAAACTACAATATTATGACCCGTTTATTATTTCTGGTTGTATTGGAATCATACAGGAGTGGTTGGATAACGACATGAAGGAATCACCGAAAGCTATGGCAATTATGGTATTAGAGTTAACACAAAACGAGCTACTGTAAGAAGTGATATTTAAACACCAGGACTGCGCACTAAAATAGTGCGCAGTCCTTTTTGGGTTAATTATAAAGCAAACCACTATATAATGTATAGAAAAACTAAAAAAGTAAAAAGTTTGAAAATTTTGTAAATTTATAATTGAAAATAAAGAAATGAAGTGGTATTATCTAGATAATTTCAAAAGAATTGTAGAGAAGAGCAACAAAACAAGAGAAGAGACAAGCCCCAAAAAAGATATTAACAGCTTTTAATATTTTTTTAGATTTTGCGTGTTGTTATATAGGACTGGCGCTTATATAACAATGAAAAAGAGGTGATATGGTGACAGGCAGATATCTGGTATTGTATAGCTTAGTTTAACATCGCAAAGGAGTGTGTTTAAATTGTTTAAAAATATGAAAATGGCTAAAAAGCTAATCATATCATTTCTAATTGTTACGTTGCTTGGAAGTATTTCTGGAATTTCTTCTATATTTTCAATGCAGAAAATCAGTACAGATGCTGACTTCGCGCTTCAGAAATATGGATTTGCCACTGGAGACATAGGCGGCGCCATAGTAATGGTAGCTGATAGCAGACGAGCTGTTCGAGATATCGTTGTTTTTACGAACAAAGAAGATATAAAGCAAGCAGAAGACCAGCTTAAAACAATCAGAGCAAAACATAGTAAGTATTATGAAAGTGTCAAAAAATCTATTGTTAACAGTGATGAAGAAAAACTTATATCTGAAATTGACAAGGAAGTAGCTGACTATAGGCAAATACAGGATAAATACATAGCTTTAGGGGAAAAAGCCACACCGGAAGAAAAAGCGGTTCTGTTGCAGCAGATGAAGGCTGAATTAGATCCACAATATGATAAAGTATATACTGCTTACGC carries:
- a CDS encoding TolC family protein — translated: MKKKYICMILAAGLMVSSATLAFAATTTGSAATGASKTTVTTSAAVTTTNGAVSNAGTAVTTTKAAVTTSGTSITTTAGAVTTTDAAINTSGTAIVTPQKTDTKKLSLEEAIKIMKTTGSSAETAGLHRQSDMAVGNGYSEKVSTIKKTQDKLDLLDSIPSSMLPAGVDPVQMAYEAQVAGATSNNKKIMQARRDFARGNTENNYQAELNQIESDTISIYYKVLLAQDNFQIAKENLVTQQKTLKNVEAKKAVGLLSKKDVLQAESAVADAESAVRSAETQLKYAKMSFNYLLGYNVQQDVVFTDTIEHFTSASAIVPADTAVQNALNNRIELKGANFAIQVYEILLDDVKAYPKNSSTYLNAKINLEESKKTAKDAYSKIEIDIRNKYDLLQDKKAAVQAAKELLDYATEGERLMELTNEEGISTVEDLLKTQVSVYKAKLNLANANSDYALALKSYEFAQGVGTTRIPL
- a CDS encoding TetR/AcrR family transcriptional regulator C-terminal domain-containing protein; the protein is MAQSVTTEMTKRLMADSLKKLMTQKPLNKISIREIVEDCGVNRQTFYYHFQDIYALLEWIVNQEIVSVLEDTDNFLTWQEVGIYLLKYLEKNSTVVLCALNSLGRTAIKQFLYADVVKIATQIITQISSDINVDEESFNFVVHYYAISFGALLEDWLSNGMKRSPEEVIDILDTIVSGTSRTALERFAAKSKPA
- a CDS encoding HlyD family secretion protein, translating into MEKEILTAMDKKKKTTAVLVGVLVVALIAAGCWSFSSKAEETKDFIVQGNVKTTEIDLNSKLAGNIGEILVKEGDEVKAGDVIIKISSQAVQAKLQQAKAAKAAAEAIAEKAQNGARSQEIAQAKAAFDYAQKTYNRMKTLLDQEAISQATFDQVEAQYIAAKETYDMAVQGARSEDVAAADSQVAQANGAIAEVNSYLDDAQIKAPVDGTITSVNVEQGELISTGMPLATLTTKDEPWIEVNIKETDLNKVQKGQKVKVTFPAYKDKEWEGTVTVVNKKPDFATKKATNENGDFDVLSYGVKISLSGMDKELYSGMTAMVNFGRNEGK
- a CDS encoding ABC transporter permease, whose product is MLKSNKLAIAFYNFKLRHPRFVMATLVFIIIPVVSGLALGYEMKADVPTSIPTVIVNHDNSDFSRKFTRFIEDSNYFDVIEYADNDQRIKELMDKDQAFAGIIIPENFYSDMRLGNAPKILTLYDGASLSVVTTCKTAMSEILLTTKAAYMMSIFEGKLSTVPEQVMNMVAPISVNYKFLYNPTKSFRNYLLIGMLASVIQVGIAMQGAERGYENQIGPRTYLNQIKVVSGWSAMSMFSIILCLGIQYLFFDMPYRSTILGGLIITYLFAMCILNMGYIVGNLVPDRTFAIQVAAILVLPTSVLGGYTYPIEGMPYGYEVFARGIPFFYYGNWIRSLCLKELHLNDLAVPLQYFTKFILAELIIILAITLFKNWWRAKYKDGLGVTPIV
- a CDS encoding ABC transporter permease, translating into MFEEFKNMTLTQKKEKFMEIKPYLIILLVPIAFTILFGGMFSPVFVQNIPIAIYDMDQSPKSRQVIDNFYDSPTLSITEDISSVDEIKEKLLLGEIHGAIIIPKDFGKDLNGKKGAKAVVFMDNTNFMYGNNVMSAINTIFETVNAGVQMKYLEGGSLVPYQAQQSVYTLNLVDRVLYNPQLGYFYYLFPGLISIFAQQAFLAAGVPILVEEKNRLRDLPMGLSKEFVNVKMSLMVRRFMLMSGLSVMSTMACLRIAMKMLGFPMEGNIFVLILFQAVFLGAMTGMALVIASIFEQVAHAVQFTMFLTIPTFLSCGFAWPEYMMAPGFADVIKVIWPLYYYITPMKDIMLKGAGLELLKPYLIGCILFAAVWIPIGLLLFGRKVKLIRELHS
- a CDS encoding efflux RND transporter periplasmic adaptor subunit, whose amino-acid sequence is MKGTIIKYKWAIVVIAITLIIFIINGAGNIKGEAMTVPKEQAVLVQKVLSAEKTQLLELTGTLEARDNIIITSKYGGKVNNVLVENGQNVHTNQNLILMEATQQQNALIQAQNALAKANANLNYIQKNYERMKNLYDAEVISQNDMDNAELSYQVAKADVNSAQAIYSNAQDAVKDTEVSSRIKGTVADCNIKSGQMVQAGTPLMTVQDLSHIYLVVNVNQDDISKIALGEKVNVSVDAFSAKTFNGTVEIINPVANTASRSFEVKMVVENTQSLLKPGMFAKVQIEFAPPKRAITVPQSAVSGKDGLYYVFVANDHKAEKRSVGLGDTMGQEVEVKSGLAESEKLIISNVNKLKDGDTIRISKTK
- a CDS encoding efflux RND transporter permease subunit, which produces MFLTDISLRRPVFATVCIIALLVMGVISFFGLGSDEFPPAEFPYVTVTIVEPGASPNQIQDNVTKKVEDAIGQVAGMKHINSTCQNNVSITYAEFTLETRSADAVQNVRDKIGTIRSSLPKDCEEPIIASFDPTSKPVVSLAITGKASLREMTTTVNDLIKPKLETISGVGSVKIYGSEEREIHINLNRDKVSMYGLTTNEIATALKSTNMEASAGKITQGTSQFSLHTNGLITKLDDFKTLVISRQNGQPIYLQDIATIEDGTKEKDSMAFYQGRKAIGIDIVKQSGVSTIDVADQITRECENIQKELPADMHLKVVKDNSIIIKASVDEVLKTIVEGAILAVLIVFLFLANWRTTIISAIALPTSVIGVFALMKVLGFTLNTMTLTALSLSVGLLIDDAIVVIENIERHRHMGKNGFEATKDGTSEIGLAVIATTLALVAVFLPVGMLNGVVGQFFKQFGITVVGSVLISLFVSFTLVPMLSSRYLKDEEHAESKYKIVSLIKKGANWFNLKFDCLAEHYSGLLEIVFKHKIKLLLCTVLLFTGSMVAAANMGTDFIPKSDLSKMNIVVEPDAGLTKEATGNKMLQLDSILRKNKEVTKVYATVQDDAGNLYVELVDREERDKSIDQLAQELRAEFKKVPGIRVSITPVSLGPTGDLKDIEFNIVGDDINTLQEYGEKAQKVLEELPGVVDVVSSYKPGSPQSNIVINQQKAADLGVEPAQALDALYTLYNGAVVSQFKDGQDQVDIRLQLEENNRNDIDNLNSIFLKSSTSGQLIPLSAIADKEFNPSPGVISRYDKQQRIYISGNIQGASAGEVNEIFLKKLNKEATLPVGCKVVSGDMTELMDDSITGMFFALLMAVLFIIFIMAAQFESFIDPLAVVLSLPLAVIGAIFGLLIMGSNINLISLIGMIMLMGLVTKNAILLIDFARNEIKKGKPCNQALILAGKTRLRPIIMTTLAMVLGMIPMAMGEGAGGETRAPMAYAIIGGLISSTLLTLFVVPVIYSFIQNVKNKFHLSK
- a CDS encoding TetR/AcrR family transcriptional regulator, translating into MNKQRNDRRIRRTKKTLIDALTVLMSQKRINKITVTELTELADVNRSTFYLYYKDVYDMVEKVESELLEDFLEAFNKCFNKYYKCDAAYNNLLSFFTFLFEFVRSNSKMCKILLGPDGDYAFLEKLKSIIKSQPGFESDEHNLKLQYYDPFIISGCIGIIQEWLDNDMKESPKAMAIMVLELTQNELL